The following DNA comes from Plasmodium vivax chromosome 11, whole genome shotgun sequence.
tgcaaaaaatggcaaagggACATATTAGGAAAAGGGAACACTTTACACTGCGCATCCGCAAAGGGCGCTGTAACTGCTACACGTGATGAGAAAAAACGTCGCATGGTTCCCACGACGGGGCGTGTTCCCTCGTTCTCGCTTACCTCATATGACATTAAGTCAATTAAATGCCTTTCGTACGGAAAGGAGCAGCACACTTTGTAAATGTTTTCATGCGTGTAGGATCCCTTGTACTGTACGTTCAGCTGCGAGGGGGGGTGCAAGTGCGTGCGTGTGTGGTAGCAGCGGGAAGGGGagcaaatgagcaaaaaataagcacGCACGGGGTAGACAAAGACGCTTACGTGCCGATAGGGGGCACTTACAAAGTTGAGGATGTTGCATATGACGTGGTCGAAGTGGAACATCTTgatcttcttcctctcctcccgGGAGGAGGCAGAGTTGGCATTTCTGCTGCTCACATCGTCCATGTCATAATTGAGGACGTGGTAAAAAAACTTGGCAATATTCATATTGTTGTCAAACGCTTTGGCTATTTTGGGGTTCTGCGTCGGTGCGCTGGTCGGCGCGCTGGCCTGTGCTGTGTGCTCCATCCTGTGCGCAGACATATTTCTGCTGCTTCCCTCCCCAGTTATCTGCACGTTTACAGCGGAGGGCTCGAAATCCAAGTCCAGGTAGATGCTCTCCTCATTTATGTAGACATTTGGGGCCACCTTATTCCAGACATACTTGGCCTCCTTAtctttggagaaaaaatctACAAAATTGTAGACGTGGTAGCAGACCTGTTTGGCGAGAAGGACAAACTCCTGTGTGTAGAGCTGCTCAGAGTAGCTGCAAATTTCGCTCAGCAGGTGGTACAAGTAACGGTACATATTTATCTGAATGTTCACGTAGGCCAGTTTTAGAAGTAGTAAGCAGGCCTCTTCGTCCCCCTTCTGCAGGTAGGAGCGTAGTTTGTCATTTTCTtcgtaaaataaattaaaggaTGTCCTATCGTTGTGATGCTGGGGGGTCCTCTTAGAGTGGTTCATCGATGAGGGGTCACTTCTGTACTGTTCATCTGGATGTATGGTTAACGGGGTTGGCGGTGACCCCCCTTCTTGGCAGCTCTTCTCCAGATCGCTTCCATACCTGTGGTGCATATACTCCTGCGAGAGCTTACGCACCAGAGGCATCTTATTATTTGTGAGGGCCAACATGTAGATGAAATTGATTAGCATGAAGGAGGAGATGGGTCTCTTCTCCTGCACAATCATGTGCTCCACTAAGTCGTATAGCTTCAGTACGTTGTCATCCTCGTAGTGCATGTTGAAGCAGGCGTAGCAGAGGGCAATGCAGCTGTTGAGGTCGACCGCCGCGCTGGCGCTACGCGGGGTGTAGCCAGCTGGCGTACTTCCCATTTGGGTTGCGACTGCGTATGGTGAGggttcccccgtttggtgtGCATTACCATTTGGGTTTTCCACTGCTTTCACAAATGGGTCGTCTCCCACACGGGGAGTACTATCCCCACTTGGGGCTTCCCCCCGCATGGTAAGTAAGGATCGCTGCTCGGGGGGGTCACTACCGCCTGCCCCGTTCAGGGGAGAACCACAGGAGtctccctcctcctgctgccgctcctcctgcttctgcccctcctccccctcgtaGCTGTTCAGTATGCCACTCGTTAtggagtttattttttttctgaagaGGGCAATGAGCTTGGGCCTCCTGGACATGTGCGTGAGGGCCACAAACTTCATGTACCGACTGGCGGTAATGTTGCTTAGGAAGATTAGGAACTCCATGTTGGTGCTTTTGGAAAGGATGGGAATAATTTGGCGCATGATCATATTTAAGATGACGTCGTCGTGCATGCGTTTGTCCCTCATGATGATTAGCAAGTTGTTAACGTCTTTAATGCTGAGCTGCCAGAAGTTGTGCAGGCGCAGTTTGATTTGTTCGTACAGGAGGTCGCTAATATGCGGGAGGTACACTTCCTCCTCGTTGCTCATAAGGGCGGGGGGCAGCTCGTTCAGGTTTACCGTCTCATCGAATATGTCTACGTATCGCTCTGGGGGGGAagtcaaaaggggggggcccAACATGGGTGAAGCCACCTCTTCCGCTGCGCTTTCCGCTGCGCTTCCCGCTGCGCTTCCCGATGCGCTTCTCGATGTGCTTCTCGATGCGGGCGAGGCACAAACGAGGTAACCATGCTGGGCGTACTTGCTCAAATCGTTGATAATGAGCATAATGTTGACGCAGTCCTCCCCACAGAGCAGCCTATATTTCCGCTTGACGTTCTGCAGAATGTGGGCAATCAAGCGGAAGACGTCCACGTGGTGCACATTCAAGTAgcacacatttttgaggGCATACAGAATGAGCGTCAAATTTTCTAAATAAAGGAGGTGCCTAATTTGGAAGATCTGCTGAACGAGGAGGTAGTAAAATTTATGGTCGTATATTTCGAGGAAGGACGAATGGTACATCACATTGGTGATttgcaaaggggagaaggcgtacacattttttacaactttattttttaaaaaggaaaagaggtGTTTGTATTTGTAGCTGAACTGTATTCTGCTGAGGCAGGTTAAAATGGAGACGATATCCTTTGTGCTGATttgcttcacattttcatttaGCTTGGTGAGTATGTTAATGTAGAGATCCGGTTTGTGGGCATTCACATAGGTGTAGGACCACAAGAGGATGCAGAGATTTTTTACACTCATGTggtgtatgtacacattaATGGCATTGTAAAAGATGTCCATGTAGAGGTACTCATCATATTCATTCAGCTTGGTTAGTGAGTACACAATATTTACCAAATCAAGGTGATCACATTTGTGTATGTCTCTCTccacgattttttttaacttcttcaCCAATTTGGAGGTATAATTAATATGACTAAAAGCCCATAAAATGTTGCttacatttttcatgttCAGCTGATCTGTGTGCTCCTCTATCCGCTTGGACAACTCATAGTAGGTGTTCACCTCTTTGTACTTTAATTTTGAAAGAGACGTCAGGAGAGATATCAAATCGTTGAGGGGTAAACTTGTCGATGCTGTTAACATGTCAGATTTCACCATGTCGATGactttcattttgaaggtGCGACTCTCGTTTGTCTCCACGAGGATGTTACTTAGGGTGTATAGAATGCTGCACACGTGCTTTGGCTCAGCCTCCTTCAGATTCACACTCATGTAATTGATCACGTCGTTGAAGAAGTAGGGGAAGTGCTCCATCTTCACGAAGGCGTAGAAGATCTGCACCAAGTTGGACAGTTCGAAGGTTGCCAATTTCTCATTTACCCTTTTCAACACATTAAGGTACATGTAGTTCTTCGTGAGGGTCCCCTTCTGGTAGGAATCCATCAGCTTTGACATCTTCATGATGGCGCTGCTGAGGTTTATATTGTCGCAGCTGTGCAGGTTATTGTACAGCACGGTGACTATGCCCATGGCcgttttctcccttttgattTCCCTCTGGATGACCAGGTTGTCTATATTCCCGTCGATGATGCTGCTCAGGCTCTGCCCGCCCAGCCGCTCCACGCCCTCCGCGGTGTGATCGGTGTGAGCGGCGTGAGCGGCGGTGTGGTCGGCGGTGTGATCGACGGTGCAATCGTTGTTATATTCGCTGATCCCCTCGCTGGCTCCCTCTCTGGGGGGGGGCTGCCTCCCCACTTGGTTGTCGCGCCGAGCCGCCAACGCCTCTTCACTGCGTGGGGCCTTCCCCACTTGGTAGCCCTCCCCAATGCACCTCCTCGCCGAGATGTCCTCCACCTCGTTCACGAAAAGGGAGTCCCTCCCGGAAGCCGCGGACTCGGCCTCCCCCTTCGCGTCCAAGTCGTCCACCAGAAACTCGCTCACcaccttcttcctcctcagttCGGCGTAGCGCGCGTTCAGGTCGCACGCAAGGGCGCTCCGCGTCAGATCCTCGTGTATCATATTGTTTATGTTCAGCTCCTCCGCGTCGCGGTGCGGTATACCCTCTTtggccgcttctccctcttctccccctttggccgcttctcccccgtggAGGGGTGACTGGGCGTAAATTTCGTCATACGACTTTATGTCATTTGTGTAGGCCTCGTCGCCCGACAAGAACCGGTCGATGTCGTCATGGTGGGGGGAAGATGGGTCTGAGCGAGGGCCTCCACACCTGCTCCTGCTATGCACTCCGCTATTTCTCCCATTTGcgctgcttcccccaccCCCTGCCGAGTGAACAtactgctcctcctttttaaccTTCTGATACTCCCTGCTCATTTTTTGGTCTAGCTCCTTCTGAtagttcttcatttttttcttgttcctTAGGTaatcctccttctccttcaaaATTTCCCACAGACTCTTTTCATCCTCCTGCAGGGGAAGGGCAGTTTGCCCAAATCGGAagctcttcttcgtcttggttcccccccccttcgctaGTCCCTTCTGCTCGTTGTACCTTTTAACCAGCTGGTTGAATTTATCATTGCACGGGAGGAAGTCCGGGTCGGCATCGGCATCCCTTTGCTTAAATATTCTGACGGTGCTGTGCTCCTGCCGGGCGCAGTCGTCCTCGTCAATTTTGTGCAGGAAGTCCCTCTGCTTTTGCACATCTATGGCGTTGCAAGCTGTGTTCTGTGCGTCGTTGTGGGTGTCCTTGTGAGCATCCTCGTGAGCGATATTTCGAGCGATGTTTTCATCTGCACTGAAGCTGCCTCTCCGATTCTGCTCCTCCTTTGGGGCGGAGACCCCCTCTTCGCAGCTCGTCAATCGATCCCCATACTTCTCCTCCCCGCGAATGGGTAGGTTCCCCCTGCCGTGCACTCCGCCCCTCCATGTTGTCGTGAACAGTCTACACCGGTTGAGCTTACCCGCGATGAAGTTTCTCATATTCGTGGGCTGCGTCCACGGAGTGGATGGCAAACTGTAACAAATGGTGAGGGGTATTACAAGCTGCTATGTGAGCGGCCAGTTGAGCAGATGCGGTTTCCCCCGGTGTGTGCATTTCTCTGCTACGTTTGCTTTGGCACGAGAGCggcttcaattttttttaaagcaacCCGTACGATTCTGCTGAACCGTAGCGATGTGTCGAGTGCGCGTTTGCACTGGGTATGCTCGCCGCATGATCGCTCATCCTGCAGATTGTAATGACCCCTCTTGCGTCTGCCACTTCTGCCACGTCTGCCACTTCTTCCGCATCTACCGCTTCTACCGCTGTCGTTCTTTCCTTCCGCCTAGCTACGCTCCTCACCGTGAACAACACGCCACTGTGCTTCGTTCGTTCGCTCGTTCGTTGGTGTGTTCGCCTGAGCCGCTTCCTCAGGAAAAGGCGCGAGAAAAGATCGATTCGCCTGACCAGgcaactaaaaaaaaaaaaaaaaattttaattcaaGTCAGGCAATCAAGTTACACGGGATGTAGCATCATTGCGAAGGTGGATGGCGTGCCTATTTCTGCGGTGCACTTGCATCTACGGTTGCTTAGgggtgtacatatattttttttcgctgcaTTGTAAGGTGAGAGAGCTTGTCGACCGGTTGGCGCCCCCATTTATGCGCAATTGTCAACGTTAGGAAGGAGCAAACAGGAAGAGCggcgaaaaaaggagaagaaatgtgaagaagcgcGAGAAATAAgctaaaatggtaaaaaacaTAGTTGGGGGGAACTCCCTAAATGAGTGAACATCGCTGCGGCGTGGggaaggggagggggcagCGGAATGGGCACCTCCCCTGGAAGCgatgtattattatattatgacAGTTTGCCCGAGTGGTTAAGGGGTTGGACTTGAAATCCAATGAGCTTTGCTTGCGCAGGTTCGAATCCTGCAGCTGTCggttgaaaaattttattagcaagtataaaaaaaggccaacaaaaaaatgtgatttttatttaaaaaaaatatataaattttttttttctaatttttccACTCTACAAAAGTAATGTTTTTCTCCATCAGCATCACTCGCTGCGTACGCTTCGTACGATTAATTACTTCGAGTGGCAAAGAACCCCCCCTTCGCGCCCTCTTCCGGCCGCGCAACAGATTCGCGAAGTTCCCATTCCGCCGCTGACCACAGCCGCGTGAACAATTTGACGCTCTCTGCCCATTTGTTCGGAaggttttcccttttttttggagccCCCGTGAGAGGGCATTTTACCTGCTGCAACCTCCATTCGCGCGTATCAGGTCATTTTCGCCCCATCCGGCGTATCAGCGCTGagcaaacataaaaataggtACTTATGCGTGATAAGGGGGAACACATAATAGCTAAGTTGAAcgcttaaaaaaacaaattatggtggttagaaaaaaaaaaaaaaaatcgctttGCCAGTCGTGGGGGTTGCATACTTCTGGTAAGGCGCGCGAAAGTGGCGAGGAGAGAGCTGCCTTGGGGGGTACCTAACTGATGCCCATTTGGTTGTGCGTAAAATggggtcttcccccctcgaCCAATCTTTTAGGAACGAAGCAGCAGTTGCTCCGCTTCTGCTCCGCTTCTGCCCCGCTTCTGccccgcttcttctcctcaccCGCGCCGCTCCTCCGCTCCTCCGCTCCTCCTCTACCGCTGAAACACCGCCGTGTTGAGGCTCTTTCGCACGGAGGCGCGCTGCACACAGGCAATCGGCGTGGTGGTGAGGCACCCGATTAGGTCCTTGTAGGAAATCTTGTGGAAGTTAAAAAAGAGTCGCAGCAAGTTGAGGGGTTCCACCACTTGCATGTCTGTGAGCGCCCCGGAGGAAACGATGATTCTGCCAAAGGGGACGATCGAGAAGAGGCTGCAAATGTTTATGGCTGCATGATAGTAATGGGCTTCCTCACTTGGTGCGGCAAGGGAGGATATTTCGAAGAAGATCCCCCTATCTAGGGCACTCTGCACATCAGATTTTTTCAGTACAGCAAAGGTATGGctcatattaaaaaatataatgtcaCAGTCCAATTTCATGGCGACTGAATTGATTTCATCTGCCGAGCTAACTTCGATGGCCACAATGTCAAAGTTGCTGTTTTTTACAAACGTGCTGTAGTGCTCCATCATGACTGCGTCTTGGTATTTTATGTTGACTCTCCTCAGCACGTGGGTGTTTGTGTTATTGGCGAGGGAGACGCCTCGGCGGGTGTTGGCAGCGGTACTGCCACTGGCACTGCCACTACTACTTCCACCGCTGCTGGCACCCATTAGGCGGTCCCTTAACCCGTTCAACTCCTCCCTCGTCGGCAGGGGGCAATTCCCACGCATTATAAAATCCgcacacacatttttaacgCTTAGCGAGTTGGGTCGATTCACTAAAATGTAGTTCCCCTCCTGGTTGGAACTCATCTGGACGAGCTGCTCACGTAGTTCTTCTTCCTTATCCAATCGGTCAACAAAATAATTCCCAGAGCAGCTCTTCCCAttcgttttctccttcccattttcacTACCCACGAAGCAATTTACTATTTTAAACGGTTCAGATGGAATGGCCTTATTGTCTTCCTCATATTGTACACTCACTGCTACGATGCTGAACCCCACGTTGAGCGCCTTGGCAACCATCGCCTTGGCCTTCTTTGCTGAGGAGAATTTCAAATTCAAATCGACGTACATTTTGTATACCAGGATGGGCGTCCACTGTGGGGGTAGGCGTCTACAGCACGGGGAGCGAATCTCTTTCTACGCTGTCAGCTCCACCCGCGCACAGATGAGAGGTCTTCATTTTACAGAAGGGGGGGCCTTCTCACGTGCAAACGGAACGTAGGTGGGAACGCAATGCAGATGGGGACGCTGCTGATTATGGAAACCATGATGATGATGGCAACCCCAATGGAGCATTATAAAAACCGCCTCCCTCTACACTATGCAACCTTTTTTCACATAGCAGCAATTTCAATCGAGCTGTTTTTTGGgatcctccttttttccgcccCACATGGGTCACTCCCCCAACTtgtattttcacaaaaaaaagggggaagtataaaaaaaactgggTGGGACCCTCACACGGAGCACCATCTATGTAGGAAGGCCTACTGGTTTGGTATGTCCCTTCTTTAAAGTCAAACGTAACGGGTgagagggggggggcaaaaaaaaaataataaaatgaatgacTGCTCTGATTACGCCGCGTTTCCCCAAATGacctcacatttttgtacatacttctttattttattatttttttttttgtatttttttttttccaaattgtagCGTTTGAAAAGGGCTGCCCAGCTGAGGCAAACATTTCACAGCCGAAAAGCCGCGTCAGCCGAGGGCAGATGCATGCGTGCATGCGTATGCGCGTGTAGGGCCCGGCACACGGGTGACGCGaaacgggggaaggggaCCCTCGGCGCAAACACAACTTTAGGAGGcagcacaaaatggggaaacaaagaacaacaaaattgtaaaaaaaaaaaaaattgcaactgATATGTGACTTATGGGAGAACGGACGGGCGAATCGAATGagcgaaatatttattcattttatagCGTacaaggaggaaaaaaaaaaaaaaaatggaaaa
Coding sequences within:
- a CDS encoding hypothetical protein, conserved (encoded by transcript PVX_114200A), with amino-acid sequence MRNFIAGKLNRCRLFTTTWRGGVHGRGNLPIRGEEKYGDRLTSCEEGVSAPKEEQNRRGSFSADENIARNIAHEDAHKDTHNDAQNTACNAIDVQKQRDFLHKIDEDDCARQEHSTVRIFKQRDADADPDFLPCNDKFNQLVKRYNEQKGLAKGGGTKTKKSFRFGQTALPLQEDEKSLWEILKEKEDYLRNKKKMKNYQKELDQKMSREYQKVKKEEQYVHSAGGGGSSANGRNSGVHSRSRCGGPRSDPSSPHHDDIDRFLSGDEAYTNDIKSYDEIYAQSPLHGGEAAKGGEEGEAAKEGIPHRDAEELNINNMIHEDLTRSALACDLNARYAELRRKKVVSEFLVDDLDAKGEAESAASGRDSLFVNEVEDISARRCIGEGYQVGKAPRSEEALAARRDNQVGRQPPPREGASEGISEYNNDCTVDHTADHTAAHAAHTDHTAEGVERLGGQSLSSIIDGNIDNLVIQREIKREKTAMGIVTVLYNNLHSCDNINLSSAIMKMSKLMDSYQKGTLTKNYMYLNVLKRVNEKLATFELSNLVQIFYAFVKMEHFPYFFNDVINYMSVNLKEAEPKHVCSILYTLSNILVETNESRTFKMKVIDMVKSDMLTASTSLPLNDLISLLTSLSKLKYKEVNTYYELSKRIEEHTDQLNMKNVSNILWAFSHINYTSKLVKKLKKIVERDIHKCDHLDLVNIVYSLTKLNEYDEYLYMDIFYNAINVYIHHMSVKNLCILLWSYTYVNAHKPDLYINILTKLNENVKQISTKDIVSILTCLSRIQFSYKYKHLFSFLKNKVVKNVYAFSPLQITNVMYHSSFLEIYDHKFYYLLVQQIFQIRHLLYLENLTLILYALKNVCYLNVHHVDVFRLIAHILQNVKRKYRLLCGEDCVNIMLIINDLSKYAQHGYLVCASPASRSTSRSASGSAAGSAAESAAEEVASPMLGPPLLTSPPERYVDIFDETVNLNELPPALMSNEEEVYLPHISDLLYEQIKLRLHNFWQLSIKDVNNLLIIMRDKRMHDDVILNMIMRQIIPILSKSTNMEFLIFLSNITASRYMKFVALTHMSRRPKLIALFRKKINSITSGILNSYEGEEGQKQEERQQEEGDSCGSPLNGAGGSDPPEQRSLLTMRGEAPSGDSTPRVGDDPFVKAVENPNGNAHQTGEPSPYAVATQMGSTPAGYTPRSASAAVDLNSCIALCYACFNMHYEDDNVLKLYDLVEHMIVQEKRPISSFMLINFIYMLALTNNKMPLVRKLSQEYMHHRYGSDLEKSCQEGGSPPTPLTIHPDEQYRSDPSSMNHSKRTPQHHNDRTSFNLFYEENDKLRSYLQKGDEEACLLLLKLAYVNIQINMYRYLYHLLSEICSYSEQLYTQEFVLLAKQVCYHVYNFVDFFSKDKEAKYVWNKVAPNVYINEESIYLDLDFEPSAVNVQITGEGSSRNMSAHRMEHTAQASAPTSAPTQNPKIAKAFDNNMNIAKFFYHVLNYDMDDVSSRNANSASSREERKKIKMFHFDHVICNILNFLNVQYKGSYTHENIYKVCCSFPYERHLIDLMSYEDVLYPSHRPLLSAELRQKQLALKGWTVHAINFRDLYNSVKDKNVICYIFNIVKKIKKDLKELPDSEKKLEEKNFWENLQYANI
- a CDS encoding hypothetical protein, conserved (encoded by transcript PVX_114195A) — protein: MYVDLNLKFSSAKKAKAMVAKALNVGFSIVAVSVQYEEDNKAIPSEPFKIVNCFVGSENGKEKTNGKSCSGNYFVDRLDKEEELREQLVQMSSNQEGNYILVNRPNSLSVKNVCADFIMRGNCPLPTREELNGLRDRLMGASSGGSSSGSASGSTAANTRRGVSLANNTNTHVLRRVNIKYQDAVMMEHYSTFVKNSNFDIVAIEVSSADEINSVAMKLDCDIIFFNMSHTFAVLKKSDVQSALDRGIFFEISSLAAPSEEAHYYHAAINICSLFSIVPFGRIIVSSGALTDMQVVEPLNLLRLFFNFHKISYKDLIGCLTTTPIACVQRASVRKSLNTAVFQR